The Equus quagga isolate Etosha38 chromosome 2, UCLA_HA_Equagga_1.0, whole genome shotgun sequence genome has a window encoding:
- the LOC124235098 gene encoding LOW QUALITY PROTEIN: olfactory receptor 11H6-like (The sequence of the model RefSeq protein was modified relative to this genomic sequence to represent the inferred CDS: substituted 1 base at 1 genomic stop codon): MDDFDRFKTSAENISANVLRTLTSSPNTVSKFTLLGFPCTWEIQVLLFSLFVIYVLALIGNLRVICAVWWDLHLHNPMYTLLANFSFLEIWYVISTVLKMLTNFLSETSTTSFSGCLLQFYFFFSMGTTDTLFLCAMAFDRYLAICRPLHYPTVMTTPHCIKMGSCXWVCGFFCFLLSIYLISQLPFYGPNTIDHLLCDPGLLMKLSCVPASATEIICVIFSSFVIFSTFVLIISCYTLMTRAVLRVPSAEGQQKAFSTCDSHLAMVSLFFGSIMVMYVSPPAGNPARVQKILTLFYSVMTPFFNPLIYSLQNKETKEALRKLFKIIRLGQRQPLKN, encoded by the exons ATGGATGACTTTGACAGGTTCAAGACTTCAGCGGAGAACATAAGTGCCAATGTg TTGAGAACTCTCACCTCTTCACCTA ACACTGTGAGCAAATTCACTCTTCTCGGATTCCCTTGTACCTGGGAGATTCAGGTGCTCCTCTTCTCGCTCTTTGTGATCTATGTCCTGGCACTAATCGGAAACCTGCGCGTTATCTGTGCAGTGTGGTGGGACCTCCATCTCCACAACCCCATGTACACCTTGCTGGCCAATTTTTCATTCTTGGAGATCTGGTATGTCATTTCTACTGTCCTCAAGATGCTAACCAATTTTCTCTCTGAGACCAGCACAACCTCCTTCTCTGGCTGCCTCctccagttttacttcttcttctccaTGGGCACCACTGACACCTTATTCTTGTGTGCCATGGCCTTTGACAGGTACCTCGCAATCTGCAGGCCCCTGCACTACCCCACTGTCATGACAACTCCACACTGCATCAAAATGGGATCCTGCTGATGGGTGTGTggcttcttctgttttctcctctcaaTTTATCTCATCTCTCAACTTCCTTTTTATGGCCCCAATACTATTGATCACCTTTTATGTGACCCAGGACTCCTTATGAAATTGTCCTGTGTGCCAGCCTCTGCCACTGAGATCATCTGTGTCATCTTTAGCTCTTTCGTAATTTTCTCCACTTTCGTCTTAATTATCAGCTGCTATACCCTGATGACCAGAGCTGTGTTGAGAGTCCCCTCAGCAGAAGGCCAGCAGAAGGCTTTCTCCACATGTGACTCCCATCTGGCCATGGTGTCCCTGTTCTTTGGTTCCATAATGGTGATGTATGTTAGCCCCCCAGCAGGCAATCCAGCAAGAGTTCAGAAAattctaactttattttattctgtgatgACTCCATTTTTCAATCCCTTGATATATAGCCTCCAGAATAAGGAGACGAAGGAAGCCTTgagaaaactgtttaaaattatAAGATTGGGTCAAAGACAGCCTCTGAAGAACTAG